The proteins below are encoded in one region of Methylobacillus flagellatus KT:
- a CDS encoding restriction endonuclease subunit S, which produces MTVESWATESVADCLVPVSVTGKAKIQSRDYKPSGRFPVIDQGQEPIAGWTDDESAVIDTPLPLIVFGDHTRVFKFLDTPFARGADGTQLLRPKPGIDPLFFFYACRAVDLPARGYNRHFTILKEKEISYPSSDGEQKAIAAVLRQTESALVQQSSLLDMLQELKRATLGELFSRGLRAEAQKETEIGLMPESWSPRTILELCEIWSGGTPRKSVTEYWNGDIPWVSGKDLKRPALDDAIDHVSAAGVEAGSRLAPEGAVLLLVRGMGLAKDLPVAVINRAMAFNQDVKALVTRGEYSGQFLRSAIYAGKERLLSQIVPSAHGTMTLNLNDVETFKVACPSDPDEAKDIVTILHTLDRKIDLHQTKCEVLEELFESLLRKLMTGEIAVSDLDLSALSPASTQHEEATA; this is translated from the coding sequence ATGACAGTCGAATCGTGGGCCACCGAATCGGTCGCTGATTGCCTTGTCCCGGTATCGGTCACAGGCAAGGCCAAGATTCAATCCCGGGACTACAAGCCGTCTGGTCGTTTCCCAGTCATCGACCAAGGGCAAGAGCCGATTGCAGGCTGGACCGATGACGAAAGCGCCGTCATCGACACACCGCTTCCGTTGATCGTTTTCGGTGACCACACGCGTGTATTCAAGTTTCTAGATACGCCGTTTGCGCGCGGCGCGGACGGAACCCAACTGTTACGCCCGAAGCCAGGCATCGACCCGCTATTCTTTTTCTACGCCTGCCGTGCGGTTGACTTGCCCGCGCGTGGCTACAACCGACACTTCACCATCCTCAAGGAGAAGGAGATTTCTTATCCGTCAAGCGACGGAGAGCAGAAAGCGATCGCCGCCGTGTTGCGTCAAACCGAATCGGCGCTGGTTCAGCAGTCGTCGCTGCTGGACATGCTGCAAGAACTCAAGCGCGCGACATTGGGCGAGCTATTCAGTCGTGGCCTGCGAGCAGAAGCACAAAAGGAGACTGAGATCGGGCTGATGCCAGAAAGCTGGAGCCCGCGAACGATCCTCGAACTCTGCGAAATCTGGAGCGGTGGAACGCCTCGAAAGTCAGTGACGGAGTATTGGAATGGCGACATCCCTTGGGTGTCAGGCAAGGATCTGAAGCGTCCGGCACTCGATGACGCTATCGATCATGTGTCGGCTGCAGGTGTGGAGGCGGGAAGCCGTCTTGCGCCTGAGGGCGCTGTTCTTCTTCTGGTTCGTGGTATGGGTCTGGCGAAAGACCTCCCGGTCGCGGTGATCAACCGAGCGATGGCTTTCAACCAGGACGTCAAAGCCCTGGTGACGCGTGGGGAATACTCCGGGCAGTTCTTACGATCCGCAATCTATGCCGGTAAAGAGAGGCTGCTTAGCCAGATCGTTCCATCAGCGCACGGAACGATGACATTGAATCTGAACGATGTGGAGACCTTCAAGGTTGCTTGCCCGAGCGATCCGGACGAGGCCAAGGACATCGTGACCATACTCCATACCCTCGACCGAAAGATCGACCTACACCAGACGAAGTGCGAAGTGTTGGAGGAACTCTTCGAATCTCTGCTGCGCAAACTGATGACTGGCGAGATAGCCGTATCGGATCTGGATCTGTCGGCGCTGTCCCCGGCCTCGACGCAACACGAGGAGGCCACGGCATGA
- a CDS encoding N-6 DNA methylase, translated as MTKQNDFPAILRATRAALNLTQEQLAERLGVSFATVNRWEGGGNKPQRAAQETILALAREAGVEGAESPRPAEAAAQVTRRRTGRVAVAPTTKPMEQMLWDAACSIRGEKDAAKFKDYLLPLLFLKRLSDVFDDEIERLAEEYGDRATALEIAESDHSLLRFYLPPEARWAVISGRESFDWPLDDRGRPTAPRDIGEHLTKAVRAVVKQNPTLSGVIDVVDFAAERNGERDINPAKLRGVVETFSDPRYRLGLADVQPDFLGRAYEYLLRKFAEGSGQSAGEFFTPTEVGFLMAHILRPKPGETCHDYACGSAGLLIKLQLVARELDPTSRVPLKLSGQELQAESYAVAQMNAIIHDMEVELARGDTMINPKFREASGKIRGHDIVVANPMWNQPFAADLFANDPFDRFRTAGGITSGKGDWAWLQHTLACMNDHGRAAVVLDTGAVTRGSGSKNEDKERTIRKWFVEQDLIDGVILLPENLFYNTTAAGVIVVLSRRKPAARKGKIVLLNASRRFKKGRPKNYLPEEDIRPLAAMYLKGEPVEGELAVITTEQAREADYNLSPSRWVGQNGDAEIGSIPNLLRALEQLNEEDASLTSGLLQLLRPLAKTGDA; from the coding sequence ATGACAAAACAAAACGATTTTCCAGCGATACTCCGCGCCACCCGTGCGGCCCTCAACCTGACTCAGGAGCAGCTCGCCGAGCGCCTGGGTGTCTCCTTTGCCACGGTCAACCGATGGGAAGGCGGCGGTAATAAGCCCCAGCGTGCCGCGCAGGAGACCATCCTCGCGCTGGCGCGAGAGGCCGGGGTCGAGGGTGCTGAAAGCCCCCGGCCTGCTGAAGCAGCTGCTCAGGTGACCCGGCGTCGCACTGGGCGGGTGGCGGTTGCGCCCACCACCAAGCCGATGGAGCAGATGCTCTGGGACGCCGCCTGCTCGATCCGGGGCGAAAAGGATGCGGCCAAGTTCAAGGATTACCTGCTGCCGCTGCTCTTCCTTAAGCGGTTGTCCGACGTTTTTGACGACGAGATCGAGCGGCTGGCCGAGGAGTATGGCGACCGAGCCACCGCCCTGGAGATTGCCGAGTCGGACCACTCGCTGCTGCGTTTCTACCTTCCACCGGAGGCCCGTTGGGCGGTGATCAGCGGGCGTGAATCGTTCGACTGGCCGCTCGATGACCGTGGTCGTCCGACCGCGCCCCGGGACATCGGCGAGCACCTGACCAAAGCAGTGCGCGCCGTGGTCAAGCAGAACCCGACGCTCTCCGGCGTGATCGACGTGGTGGATTTCGCCGCCGAGCGCAACGGCGAGCGGGACATCAACCCGGCCAAGCTGCGCGGCGTGGTCGAAACCTTCTCTGACCCGCGCTATCGCCTCGGCCTCGCCGACGTGCAGCCCGACTTCCTTGGCCGCGCCTACGAATACCTGCTGCGCAAGTTCGCCGAAGGCTCCGGCCAGAGTGCGGGCGAGTTCTTCACGCCGACTGAGGTCGGCTTCTTGATGGCGCACATCCTGCGGCCCAAGCCCGGTGAGACCTGCCACGACTACGCCTGCGGCTCGGCGGGGCTGCTGATCAAGCTCCAGCTCGTCGCCCGCGAACTCGACCCCACCAGCCGCGTGCCGCTCAAGCTTTCGGGCCAGGAGCTACAGGCCGAGAGTTACGCCGTGGCGCAGATGAACGCCATCATCCACGACATGGAGGTGGAGCTGGCGCGCGGCGACACCATGATCAACCCCAAGTTTCGCGAGGCCAGCGGCAAGATTCGCGGGCACGACATCGTGGTGGCCAACCCCATGTGGAATCAGCCGTTCGCGGCGGACCTGTTCGCCAACGATCCGTTCGACCGCTTCCGCACAGCGGGTGGCATCACCAGCGGCAAGGGAGACTGGGCCTGGCTGCAGCATACGCTGGCCTGCATGAACGACCACGGGCGCGCCGCGGTGGTGCTGGACACCGGTGCCGTCACGCGCGGTTCCGGCTCCAAGAACGAGGACAAGGAACGCACCATCCGCAAATGGTTCGTCGAGCAGGATTTGATCGACGGCGTGATCCTGCTGCCGGAGAACCTCTTCTACAACACCACCGCCGCCGGCGTCATCGTCGTGCTCTCCAGGCGCAAGCCCGCCGCGCGCAAGGGCAAGATCGTCCTGCTCAACGCCAGTCGCCGCTTCAAGAAGGGCCGGCCCAAGAACTACCTGCCGGAGGAAGACATCCGGCCGCTGGCGGCGATGTACCTCAAGGGCGAGCCGGTGGAGGGCGAGCTTGCGGTCATCACCACCGAGCAAGCGCGGGAGGCGGATTACAACCTGAGTCCGAGTCGGTGGGTGGGGCAGAACGGCGACGCGGAAATCGGCTCGATTCCTAATCTCCTTAGAGCACTCGAACAGCTCAACGAAGAGGATGCCAGCTTGACATCCGGCCTGCTGCAACTGCTGCGCCCTTTGGCAAAGACGGGGGACGCATGA
- a CDS encoding putative quinol monooxygenase produces the protein MTKLALFVRLEAKPGQEAALADFLASALPLANAESGTTAWFALKFGPSTFGVFDAFADEAGRQAHLNGQIAAALMANAATLLSSPPNIEKVEVLAAKLPA, from the coding sequence ATGACCAAGCTCGCCCTGTTTGTTCGCCTCGAAGCTAAACCCGGCCAGGAGGCTGCGCTTGCCGACTTCCTGGCCAGCGCACTGCCGCTCGCCAACGCCGAGTCCGGCACCACTGCCTGGTTTGCATTGAAGTTTGGCCCTTCGACGTTCGGTGTGTTCGATGCCTTTGCCGATGAGGCAGGTCGTCAGGCACATCTGAACGGCCAGATCGCCGCGGCCTTGATGGCCAACGCCGCGACCTTGCTCAGTTCTCCGCCCAATATCGAGAAGGTCGAAGTGCTTGCAGCCAAACTGCCTGCATGA
- a CDS encoding helix-turn-helix domain-containing protein: protein MVERFECWARRQLAKGFSLAEAASAVGTSERTLARRLQSVLGKTPLSYFQDLRVEHAVHLLRTGNASVDQVAAQVGYSDGVTLRALLRRKLGRGVRELRRGG, encoded by the coding sequence ATGGTGGAGCGCTTCGAGTGCTGGGCCAGACGTCAGCTCGCGAAGGGGTTCTCGCTGGCCGAGGCGGCCAGCGCCGTGGGCACAAGCGAGCGCACCTTGGCGCGGCGGCTGCAAAGCGTTTTGGGCAAGACACCGCTGTCGTATTTCCAGGACCTGCGCGTGGAGCATGCCGTGCATCTCTTGCGCACCGGAAACGCGAGCGTCGACCAAGTCGCCGCACAGGTCGGGTACTCGGATGGGGTGACCCTGCGGGCCCTGTTGCGCCGCAAGCTGGGCCGGGGTGTCAGGGAGTTGCGACGCGGTGGATGA
- a CDS encoding helix-turn-helix transcriptional regulator, which yields MEVAHLNQKQLAVRWCISEATLERWRSAGIGPKFLKLCGRALYRQADIEAYEESCLATSTKTVVAQVSVS from the coding sequence ATGGAAGTCGCTCACCTCAATCAAAAACAACTGGCTGTTCGCTGGTGTATCAGTGAGGCCACCCTGGAACGCTGGCGCAGCGCAGGGATCGGCCCCAAGTTTCTGAAGCTCTGCGGGCGCGCGCTCTACCGGCAGGCCGACATTGAGGCCTACGAGGAGTCGTGCCTGGCGACCTCGACCAAGACCGTGGTGGCCCAGGTCAGTGTCAGCTGA
- a CDS encoding Fic family protein, translated as MNSGEYKYIWQAGDWPNWRFDLAALAEPMAEVSRAQGLLMGRLADVGMALRDQASLAALTEDVVKTSEIEGEQLNVESVRSSIARRLGVDIGALAPVDRHVEGVVEMVLDATANCQALVSRERLFGWHAALFPTGYSGLSKINVGGWRDDATGPMQVVSGPIGRQRVHFEAPPADRLETETSRFLDWLNGTSNEPPLLKAGLGHLWFVTLHPFDDGNGRIARAIGDLMLARADGSPQRFYSLSAQIQRERKAYYDILERTQKRSMDVTEWLAWFLDTLHRAVDQAQHTLDAVLTKARFWQRWATTPLNERQVKLLSKLLDGFEGKLTSSKWAAIAKCSPDTALRDINDLLTRGVLRKSDAGGRSTSYELNDLPE; from the coding sequence ATGAATAGCGGCGAATACAAATACATCTGGCAGGCCGGTGACTGGCCAAACTGGCGCTTCGACCTGGCGGCGCTGGCCGAGCCCATGGCTGAGGTCAGTCGTGCCCAAGGGCTCTTGATGGGGCGTCTGGCTGACGTCGGCATGGCCTTGCGTGACCAAGCGAGTCTCGCGGCGCTCACCGAGGACGTAGTCAAGACCAGCGAGATCGAAGGCGAGCAGCTCAACGTTGAATCCGTGCGCTCGTCCATCGCCCGCAGGTTGGGCGTTGACATCGGCGCGCTCGCTCCGGTCGATCGGCATGTCGAAGGCGTGGTCGAGATGGTGCTTGATGCCACCGCCAACTGCCAGGCACTGGTGTCGCGTGAGCGTCTGTTCGGCTGGCATGCCGCACTGTTTCCTACCGGCTATTCTGGGCTCTCCAAGATCAACGTCGGCGGCTGGCGCGACGATGCCACCGGCCCGATGCAGGTGGTGTCCGGACCCATCGGCCGCCAGCGGGTGCATTTCGAAGCACCGCCGGCCGATCGCCTCGAGACCGAAACCAGCCGCTTCCTCGACTGGCTGAATGGCACATCAAACGAACCGCCACTGCTCAAGGCAGGCCTTGGCCATCTGTGGTTCGTCACTCTGCATCCATTCGATGATGGCAATGGCCGTATCGCCCGGGCCATTGGCGATCTGATGCTGGCGCGTGCCGATGGCAGCCCGCAACGCTTCTACAGTTTGTCGGCGCAGATCCAGCGCGAACGCAAGGCTTACTACGACATCCTGGAGAGGACGCAGAAGCGGTCGATGGATGTCACCGAGTGGCTTGCCTGGTTCCTCGACACGCTTCATCGCGCCGTCGACCAGGCCCAGCACACGCTGGACGCTGTCCTGACGAAAGCGCGGTTCTGGCAGCGCTGGGCGACGACCCCGTTGAACGAGCGGCAGGTGAAATTGCTGAGCAAGCTGCTCGATGGTTTCGAGGGCAAGCTCACCAGCAGCAAGTGGGCGGCCATCGCCAAATGCTCGCCGGACACGGCACTGCGCGACATCAACGATCTGCTGACGCGGGGCGTGCTGCGCAAATCGGATGCCGGCGGGCGTAGCACCAGCTACGAGCTGAATGATCTGCCCGAGTAG
- a CDS encoding EAL domain-containing protein, whose product MAASNPSQVVNKLMSRPTLLIVDDNERLAQSLQQLLQLHGYNAEICSSGEDALQLVMDIKFDLVLLDLSMPDMNGFDVLTELATYSAPPPVIVISGTKTLNAAIEAMRLGAYDFLRKPYQPEELLHTIENAIEKSRLETQNRSIHARLEESENLYRYLVNSSPDIIYTLDDSGHFTFINHRVETLLGYRRESLIGKHYTEIIYSDDFDRASYAFNERRTGNRATRNIELRLKCKDLESDIRHFEINFITVVLNATGTYGGTHESGTPFSGTYGVARDISDRKKVEEVITRQAYHDTLTGLPNRALFKDRLNVALNHAKRNQQQLAIMFLDLDRFKWVNDTLGHFYGDELLKHVAQRLSGCLRAQDTLARMGGDEFTLLLHDLQQPEDASLVAAKIVDELKRPFLLDEREIFISSSIGIALYPDHGDTIETLIKSADIAMYHVKWRGKNGYQYYEASMNAMFHKKLSMENELRRAIEKKQIMLHYQPQVDVETRKIIGLEALARWHHPELGIISPTEFIPLAEETGLIFSLSEMLLGEACKQMQLWEAAGLLNFRLALNVSPQLVEEESFVSKTLSYIQSHHLKPEFFEIEITENLLVRDLENTVAKLKALGKHGIRIALDDFGTCYSSLSYLRQFPIHNIKIDKSFVGDINTHDESVPIITAISGIAKGFKLDLIAEGVETLQQMKTLHKMGCNIMQGYLFSKPLPAQNITTLLKRQANLFHKNGEPDDALITQH is encoded by the coding sequence ATGGCTGCTTCCAACCCTTCGCAAGTCGTGAACAAACTGATGTCAAGGCCCACTCTGTTGATTGTCGACGACAACGAACGCCTGGCGCAGAGCCTGCAGCAATTGCTGCAGTTACATGGCTACAACGCTGAAATATGCTCTTCGGGCGAAGATGCACTGCAATTGGTGATGGATATCAAGTTCGACCTCGTGCTCCTCGACCTCTCCATGCCAGACATGAATGGCTTCGATGTCCTGACCGAGCTTGCCACCTATTCGGCACCTCCACCGGTCATCGTCATCAGTGGAACAAAGACTCTCAATGCCGCTATCGAGGCCATGCGTCTGGGTGCCTATGACTTCTTGCGCAAGCCCTATCAACCTGAAGAATTGCTGCATACCATTGAAAACGCGATCGAGAAATCGCGCCTAGAAACGCAGAACCGCAGCATCCATGCCAGGCTCGAGGAATCCGAAAACCTGTACCGCTACCTAGTGAATAGTTCACCCGACATTATTTACACCCTGGATGACAGCGGCCATTTCACCTTTATCAATCACCGGGTTGAAACGCTTCTTGGCTACAGGCGCGAATCCCTGATTGGCAAGCACTATACAGAAATCATTTACAGCGACGACTTTGATCGCGCCTCGTATGCATTCAATGAGCGCCGCACCGGCAACCGTGCCACACGCAACATAGAGCTGCGCTTGAAATGCAAGGACCTGGAATCTGACATACGGCATTTTGAAATCAACTTCATCACTGTCGTCCTGAATGCAACAGGGACTTACGGGGGCACCCATGAATCAGGCACTCCGTTCAGTGGCACTTATGGCGTCGCCCGCGATATCAGCGACAGAAAAAAAGTGGAAGAAGTCATCACCCGCCAGGCTTATCACGATACCTTGACAGGCCTACCCAATCGCGCCCTGTTCAAAGATCGCCTCAATGTGGCCTTGAACCATGCCAAGCGCAACCAACAGCAACTCGCCATCATGTTCCTGGATCTAGACCGGTTCAAATGGGTCAACGACACCTTGGGGCACTTTTATGGCGACGAATTGCTCAAGCATGTCGCACAGCGACTCTCAGGGTGTCTGCGCGCACAAGATACCCTGGCGCGCATGGGCGGAGACGAGTTCACACTGCTGCTGCACGACTTACAACAGCCAGAAGACGCCAGCCTGGTGGCGGCCAAAATTGTGGATGAGCTCAAGCGCCCATTCCTGTTGGACGAACGCGAAATCTTCATCTCCTCCAGTATCGGCATCGCACTATACCCAGACCATGGTGATACGATCGAAACGCTGATCAAGAGCGCGGACATCGCCATGTATCACGTCAAATGGCGTGGCAAAAATGGCTATCAATACTATGAAGCCAGCATGAATGCCATGTTCCACAAGAAGCTCTCCATGGAAAACGAGCTCAGGCGTGCGATCGAGAAAAAGCAAATCATGTTGCACTACCAGCCCCAAGTCGATGTAGAAACGCGCAAGATCATCGGCCTTGAAGCGCTTGCACGCTGGCATCATCCCGAGCTCGGCATCATCTCTCCCACGGAATTCATCCCGCTTGCCGAAGAAACAGGATTGATTTTCTCACTCAGCGAAATGCTGCTGGGGGAAGCCTGCAAGCAGATGCAACTGTGGGAGGCCGCAGGCTTACTGAACTTCAGACTTGCACTCAACGTATCGCCGCAACTGGTGGAAGAAGAGAGCTTTGTCTCCAAGACACTGAGCTACATTCAGTCGCATCACCTGAAACCAGAATTCTTTGAGATTGAGATTACCGAAAACCTGCTGGTCAGAGATCTCGAAAACACAGTAGCGAAACTCAAGGCACTGGGCAAACACGGCATCAGAATCGCCCTGGATGATTTCGGCACTTGCTACTCATCCCTGTCCTACCTGAGGCAATTCCCCATCCACAACATCAAGATCGATAAATCCTTCGTGGGCGACATCAACACCCATGACGAAAGCGTGCCCATCATCACGGCCATTTCAGGAATTGCAAAAGGCTTCAAGCTGGATCTGATCGCAGAAGGCGTGGAAACCTTACAACAAATGAAAACCCTGCACAAAATGGGCTGCAACATAATGCAAGGCTACCTGTTCAGCAAACCCCTACCCGCCCAGAACATCACCACACTGCTCAAGCGTCAAGCCAACCTGTTTCACAAAAATGGCGAACCTGACGACGCGTTGATCACGCAGCATTGA